CGCTTTGAATCAGGTTGATCAACTCCGTGACTGCAGGGGTGAAACGCAAGACGTTCATATCTGTGTCAAGAAATATCGTTCCGACCTGCGTGCTGGCGAGCAGGTTATTCATATCATCATTGACCTTGGACAGTTCCTCTATCTTTTGCTGTAATTCTGAATTGACCGTAGCCAGTTCTTCATTCACGGACTGCTGTTCTTCCTTGGAAGTTTCCAGTTCCTCATTCGTACTCTGGAGCTCTTCATTGGCCGACTGCAATTCCTCATTCGTTGATTTCAACTCTTCGTTTGAGGTTTCCAGTTCTTCAATGGTGGTCTGCAGATACTCCTTAGCGGACGCCAATTCATGCTCGAGCTCGCGGTTTCTTGCCTGGACGTCGCTCTCATCCTGGGGCAGGGGCACATCTTCCGATTCCTTTGTTCCCTTCGCATACGTTGCTTCCTCGAATAGTATGAGAAGCAGGTGTCTGTTGGACGGAGCGAGCACGGGTCGAACAATGAGGTTGACTGCCTCAGAGCCCTGTTTACTTTTCAGTCGCAAGCCGGGGCGTACCACTGTCTTGTTCTCGGTCTGAGCTCTCCGTACAGCATTGGCGAGTTCGAACCTCAGTTCTTCACGGGCCATTTTGAGAAGGTTGAAACTCGCTTCTCCTGAGGCCGGCGACAAATATCGCGCTGTGGAACCGTAGAAATAAATGGCATCAAGTTTCTCGTCAGTCACAACACCTGCTGCATGGTAGGCCTCTAGCAACGCCTTTTCTGCAATGTCTCGGAAAGTGGCTTTCGTCAATCTCAATTCAGTTTTGATCTCGGGCAATTCCGAAGACTCGCGGAACTGAAGATTTGGCTGCAGGGCCGCCATGGTGGCCGTGTCCTTTCGCTGGTACAGTTTCCATTTGCGATCCGCCATGGTAAACAATGTCGAATAAGACCCGACTGACTCCGAGGCACCCAGAAAAAGGAATCCGTCGGATTTTAGGGCATAATGAAAGAGGTGAATCAACCGTTTCTGCAATTCGGTATTCATGTAGATGAGGAGATTTCTGCAGCTAATGAGGTCCAATTTCGAAAAAGGCGGGTCTGAAATGACGTTCTGGAAAGCGAACACGATCATTTCCCGAAGCTCTTTCTTGATACGGAATTGGTTCTCTTCCTTGATAAAGAATCGTTCGAGCCGTTTGGGGTTGACATCTGCTGCGATGCTCAACGGATAGACTCCAAGGCGAGCTTTTTCTATGGCTTCTTCGTCTATGTCCGTGGCAAATATCTGCAGGTGAAAGTCGATCTTTGCTTCTGCCGCATATTCTTGCACAAGCATTGCAATGGAATACGCTTCCTCGCCGGTTGAACACGCAGGCACCCATATTCGCATGTACTGGCTGTCCCCGTTCAGTATTTTGGGAAGGGCTTTCTTCTGTAATGCCTCGAATGCATCCGGCTCACGAAAGAAGTTCGTCACTCCGATGAGGAGTTCTTTGAAAAGCGTCTTCACCTCTAACGGATCGTCTTGAAGAAAACGCAAGTAATCCTGCTTCTTGAGGAGCTGGTGAACGGCCATACGTCTCTCGATGCGGCGGATGATCGTGTTTTTCTTGTAATGGGTGAAATCGTGATGAGTCCTTGCCCGAACCAGGATCAGGATCTTCTGGACAATGTTGCCGTCTTCACCCGTCGGCTCGACGTCTGCCGTAGGTATGGCACCGGGGGCATGCCGCACATATGCCAGCAAATGGTGCGGCATTTTGTCAGGCGATACGACATAGTCAACCAGTCCGGTGGCGACTGCGCTTCTGGGCATTCCATCGTACCTGGCCGTTCCGGGGTCCTGTACCATGACCATGCCGCCTTCACCCTTGATGGCTCGTATGCCCAGGGTTCCCTCGCTTCCGGTTCCGGACAGCACAATGGCGATGGCTTGCTCTTTGAGGTCTTCCGCCAAGGATCGGAAGAAGAAGTCTATGGGCTGACGCAAACCTCTCGGGGAAGAGGGGTCCATGAGGTAAAGCGTGCCGTTCAAGATGGCCATGTCTTTGTTCGGCGGGATGACGTAGACATAGTTGGCTTCGATCACCGTGCCATCTGTGACTTCCCTGACCTCCATCCGGGTATACTTCTTGATCAGGTCGGTGAGAATGCTCTTATGGGTGGGGTCAAGATGTTGGACAAGCACAAATGACAAGCCTGTATCGGGAGGGAGATTGGTGAAGAAATGTTCGAAAGCTTCCAGGCCACCGGCTGACGCACCGATACCGACAACTCGGAGCGTTTGCCTGTCTCTTTGTCTCGATTGTGATTCAATAAGGACCTTCTGGTTTGCAGGTTTGATTCCCTCTGAAGTCCCCTGCAATTTGTGCTTCTGACCCTCTTTCCCATCTGCGCTTTTCTTCTTAGCCATGAACTATTCCCCGCACGACGGTGGGATGCAAAATTAATACCAAGAGCTCACTTCCTGTCATGTTGTAAGGTTATTATGTTCACAACCGTGTGGCAAGGGAATAGTGGAATTGCAGAACCGATTCTCTCTCAGGTTTATCTATGATTTTTCCCGAGCATGCGTACTGTTTGTATTACTCTTCATCACCGGCTCAGGAAAAACCTCATGATGTTGGACTCCTGGAGGGACGGCTGATACGCAAATTCCTGGTAATGAAGAGACTGCTGCAAGATTATTTTGAGCAACAAAATCGTGCCACGATTCTCCATCCGTGTAGGGGCAGACCAACGTGTCTGCCCTTATTTGGGCGGACGCTCTGGTCCGCCCCTACAGTCAGGCCGGAAAGCTAATGAGAAGATCGTGCCACGATCTGGGGTGAATTTCGACTATTGAGACAGCTTCTGAATTACCAGGCTATTTTCTTTAGTCTCTGCGGGACAGAACTTTCGGCAGAAGTATAATTGTCTGTATCCAAAGATCGAGTTCAAGTGTCCAAGATTAACGAGCAGAGGCTATTCCATTTAGCTGGAAGCCTGTGGGACGGAGTTGTACAGCAATTAACAGGAATGCAAATCATATAAAAACTACTTATTCGGGATATAGAAAATGGCAAAAAAAGGTTCAGCAAAAAGAGTCGAGATCCTGGAAAAAGGAAATATCTATTTTCTCTATCGTCCCAGGGTCGAGAAGAAGAAAGCCACAGGTCCTTCGGCCGTTCAACGACTGTACATGGTCTTGAGTCCCGAAGGGAAAAAGGCAGCCCGACTCACCGTGATCGGCCAGAAAGAAATGCCAGACCCTGAATCAAAAGGTCAGCGCTATTGGGGTTTTGTGGAGATGATTGCGAAGCACCCCGAGTCGATTCGTGATGAACTCGGAGGGAAACACTATTCCACAAAAACAAGAGTCGAACGACATATGTCACCGGCCAGACCCGCCGGGGAAGGGGTATATGAGATTTTGCGACATGGAGACCATACTCATCTCGTGTACGCTCTGGAATTGCCGGAAAGTCCTGGAGATGTTCAGGAGGATTTCAACATCGAGGAGGAGGCGAGTTATATCATTGCCGTGAAGAATCCTGAACGCAGCTCTCCACCGAAAACAGGTTTGCCCAAGAAGGAAAAAGCCGACTACCCGAAAAAGCTCCAGGAACAGTTTCAAGACAAAGCGTTTACAAATGCCGATCCAACGGAGCTGTTGGACAGGGAAGGGGTCGAATTCGTCCTGATCTCTGCAGCAGAGGACATAAAAAAGGAGCTTGGTATCCAACTCAAAACCGAGCACGAATCCGAATCGTCAGCGGACATATTTAGAGAATTGAGATTGGACAAGTCGAATCGTCCGGTGGAGCCTTTATTTCACGGAGAATGGGTCTGAGATCTTGGGATGAACGAAAAGAAGAGTGAACGTTTTAATGAGCTCTTCCGGAAATTTGCTCACAAGTGTTCGGATATTGCGGGCTCTCCGTGGATTTTCTCCGCGGCCGTCACAATCATCCTCCTCTGGGGGATAACCGGTCCCTTCTTCGGATTCTCGGATACATGGCAGCTCATCATCAATACGAGCACCACAATTATTATCTTCTTAATGGTGTTCTTGATTCAGAATACTCAAAACCGGGAATCGAAAGCGGTTCAACTCAAGCTTGATGAATTGATCAAATCCATGAAAGAAGCACGTAACAGTTTTATCGATCTGGAAGAGCTATCCGACGAGGAACTGGAGTCTCTTCAGAAACAGTTCAAGCGACTGCAGCAACGTGACAGCTCCGACAGAGGGGCAAGCAAGGAAGATGCCGAAAGAGAATGAAACTCAGTGCTACTCCACATAGATCATCTTCTTAGTCATTCCTCCATCCACAATGAAGTTCTGACCGGTAACAAATCCTGCTTCGTCGGAAATCAGGAAAGCGGCCAGGGTAGCGATGTCTTCCGGTTTTCCTACGCGGCCTGCTGGATGCTGAGCATGATCCTGTTCGGTAAAATGCGGCTTTTTGGCAAATCGGCTCTTTTTCCACTCGCTCACATCGATCCAACCCGGGCTGATGCAATTGACACGGATATCCGGTCCCAGGCTCATGGCCAAAGCATGGGTAAAAGCCAAAACCCCTCCCTTCGTGGCAGAATACGCTTCAGTATTTGGTTCCGATTGGAGTGCTCTGGTGGAAGCAATGTTGACTATGGCGCCTCTGGCACGCCGCAGGTGCAAGACACTATGCTTGACGCAGAGAAACATTCCGGTCAGGTTGATCCCAATCACTCTGTTCCAATCCTCCAATCGAAGCTCATGTACAGGCGCATTACCCGGATGGGCAATGCCTGCATTATTCACGAGCGCATCCAGTCTGCCGAAATGTTCAATGGTCTGATGAACTGCACTTTCAACCGAAGCTTCATTGCTCACGTCCGTTTCGCAAAACCGGACCGGCCCAAGATGCTTGAAGCTCTCTTCAGCCTCTCCTCCTGCTTCAACGTCAATTTCGGCTATCACAACAGCCATTCCATGGCCAAGCAAGTGCCTCACGATACACTTGCCTATACCTTGGCCGCCGCCGGTTACGAGAGCAACTCTTCGATCATGTGTCATTTACCGGTCCTCTTGCTCCCATTTTTCGGGACTGTGTTCCGAAAATATGCGCTAAAATTCATCGAGATTGAAGGATAATGTTCATCTCTCATACCGATTCGCTTTTCTTTTCATATACCGATTCTCAAAAGTAATCACGGATTGTGAAGAGCAGTTCCCAGCAATTGGTAGCGCCGGTCTCCGTGCCGGCGAACAATTCACCAAACAAATCAATAAGTTCTCGCCGGCAGGGACGCCGGCGCTACTGATTCTTCTCATTGCAGGCATTGGATTCCGTCAAGACTTTCGATAACCGCTATAATCTGAGAGGCTGGGGTATCCTTCGCTCCGGACGACGCAAAGCCGTCTGATCACTCCGCTCAGGACACCCCAGCCTTCGCTATCTTATATGCATAACTGCGAAATGGTCTCAGTCAAGTACCGCTATCGGGTGGTAGCTTGGCAACTTCAGTCCAGAATTTTTCAATTGACTGTACCGCGGCTGTGAATTGATCCACATCAACGGGTTTGGTGATAAAACAGTTCGCTTGGAGAAAGTAGGCTTCACAAATATCGCGCGGTTCGTCCGAAGTGGTCAAGACAATAACCGGAATATGTAAAGTGAACGGATTCCCCTTAATTTCTTCCAGGACTTCCGTGCCGCTCATGCCTGGCAAGTTCAAGTCTAAGAGAACGAGATCGGGGCATGGAATATCCGTATCTCGCTGTATACATTTTTGGTGCAAAAAATGTACGGCATCGGCCCCATTTTCGACCACATGCAGCCGTAGGTTGATCTTGCTGTCTTCTAGTGCTCTTTTGGTGAGAAAAATATCAAAAGGGTTGTCTTCAACCAACAGAATATTTAATTTCCGACCTCTTTCTGAAATCATGACACCCTCCAAGTGAATACAAATCCACCTTTGTACAATTCTTGTCGAATCCACACTGAGCCAATTCTCAGCATTCATCCTTCCAATAATCAGTCTAATCACTCACAATAAATTCTCAAATGCATCGAAAAGGCTGATTCATAGTCGCGAAGCGTTCACTTCATCGGGACGAGTGCGATTCCTGCTTGACGTTTTCAAATCCGTCTCAGCTAGTCGTGAAAGCGATGAACTTGAGCCTGTTCAAGACCCCTTCCTATCGGTCACGGCTGCTTCTCGATCCAGCCGGGTGGTTGTGGGGTTACTATGACGTCACTTCGATTGCATCGCAGTCATAACGGCGTTTCTCAATCCAATCATGCGCACGTCGCCGCCAGGATTCGCTTCGAGTTTGTTCATTACATACGAAAAACACAGCCTGGAGTCCGGGTCCATCTCAAGCCAGGACCCGCCGAAGCCACCCCAGTAGAACGAACGTGGACTTAAGCATGGAAGCGCTTCGTTGACCAA
The sequence above is a segment of the Desulfomonile tiedjei DSM 6799 genome. Coding sequences within it:
- a CDS encoding chemotaxis protein CheB, whose product is MAKKKSADGKEGQKHKLQGTSEGIKPANQKVLIESQSRQRDRQTLRVVGIGASAGGLEAFEHFFTNLPPDTGLSFVLVQHLDPTHKSILTDLIKKYTRMEVREVTDGTVIEANYVYVIPPNKDMAILNGTLYLMDPSSPRGLRQPIDFFFRSLAEDLKEQAIAIVLSGTGSEGTLGIRAIKGEGGMVMVQDPGTARYDGMPRSAVATGLVDYVVSPDKMPHHLLAYVRHAPGAIPTADVEPTGEDGNIVQKILILVRARTHHDFTHYKKNTIIRRIERRMAVHQLLKKQDYLRFLQDDPLEVKTLFKELLIGVTNFFREPDAFEALQKKALPKILNGDSQYMRIWVPACSTGEEAYSIAMLVQEYAAEAKIDFHLQIFATDIDEEAIEKARLGVYPLSIAADVNPKRLERFFIKEENQFRIKKELREMIVFAFQNVISDPPFSKLDLISCRNLLIYMNTELQKRLIHLFHYALKSDGFLFLGASESVGSYSTLFTMADRKWKLYQRKDTATMAALQPNLQFRESSELPEIKTELRLTKATFRDIAEKALLEAYHAAGVVTDEKLDAIYFYGSTARYLSPASGEASFNLLKMAREELRFELANAVRRAQTENKTVVRPGLRLKSKQGSEAVNLIVRPVLAPSNRHLLLILFEEATYAKGTKESEDVPLPQDESDVQARNRELEHELASAKEYLQTTIEELETSNEELKSTNEELQSANEELQSTNEELETSKEEQQSVNEELATVNSELQQKIEELSKVNDDMNNLLASTQVGTIFLDTDMNVLRFTPAVTELINLIQSDIGRPLAHIVSNLNYDRIVEDSRRVLESLIPRTREVQTKDGRWFVMRMQPYRTTENVIEGVVLTFVEITFQKQQMAENVLCESIMNMAREIFLVLDERLTVTSANGQFYEAFAVRKEDTIGRRLYDLGNRQWDIPDLRQLLEKIIPEHKEVKGFEVEHEFESIGRRKMSLDAKQIDADGDKPRLILLVIQDITDRP
- a CDS encoding low affinity iron permease family protein, giving the protein MNEKKSERFNELFRKFAHKCSDIAGSPWIFSAAVTIILLWGITGPFFGFSDTWQLIINTSTTIIIFLMVFLIQNTQNRESKAVQLKLDELIKSMKEARNSFIDLEELSDEELESLQKQFKRLQQRDSSDRGASKEDAERE
- a CDS encoding glucose 1-dehydrogenase, which codes for MTHDRRVALVTGGGQGIGKCIVRHLLGHGMAVVIAEIDVEAGGEAEESFKHLGPVRFCETDVSNEASVESAVHQTIEHFGRLDALVNNAGIAHPGNAPVHELRLEDWNRVIGINLTGMFLCVKHSVLHLRRARGAIVNIASTRALQSEPNTEAYSATKGGVLAFTHALAMSLGPDIRVNCISPGWIDVSEWKKSRFAKKPHFTEQDHAQHPAGRVGKPEDIATLAAFLISDEAGFVTGQNFIVDGGMTKKMIYVE
- a CDS encoding response regulator, with the translated sequence MISERGRKLNILLVEDNPFDIFLTKRALEDSKINLRLHVVENGADAVHFLHQKCIQRDTDIPCPDLVLLDLNLPGMSGTEVLEEIKGNPFTLHIPVIVLTTSDEPRDICEAYFLQANCFITKPVDVDQFTAAVQSIEKFWTEVAKLPPDSGT